In Spiroplasma sp. SV19, one DNA window encodes the following:
- the rnc gene encoding ribonuclease III, with protein MQFINKQPDQLFAELKKFFKQYNILLQEQKYYLEALTHNSYANENNLNYTYQRMEFLGDAILAKEISLYLFLTFPDKNEGEITNLRSKVVREGTLAELVRQMNWAPFLLLGKGEIKTKGYEKNRILADIYESMLAALYLDLGEETVRTFIDQTLIKMVSNPGFFDQIRDYKTELQEFLQAGDVRTLEYKLVKESPPLEGNRVLYTMIAEIDGIRYGEGHGYTHKEAEQLAARDALQKLAKNPKYNFEK; from the coding sequence ATGCAGTTTATAAACAAACAACCTGACCAATTATTTGCTGAATTAAAAAAGTTTTTTAAACAATATAATATTTTGTTGCAAGAGCAAAAATATTATTTAGAGGCTTTAACGCATAATTCTTATGCTAATGAAAATAATTTAAATTATACTTATCAACGAATGGAATTCTTAGGTGATGCTATTCTTGCAAAAGAGATTTCATTATATTTATTTTTAACTTTTCCTGACAAGAATGAGGGAGAAATTACTAATTTACGGAGCAAAGTGGTTCGGGAAGGGACCCTAGCAGAATTAGTACGGCAAATGAATTGGGCTCCTTTTTTATTGTTAGGAAAAGGTGAGATTAAAACAAAAGGCTATGAAAAAAATCGTATTTTAGCAGATATTTACGAATCAATGCTAGCGGCGTTGTACCTTGACTTAGGAGAAGAAACAGTTCGGACATTTATTGATCAAACTTTAATTAAAATGGTTTCAAACCCCGGTTTTTTTGATCAAATTCGTGATTACAAAACGGAGTTACAAGAGTTTTTACAAGCTGGTGATGTCCGCACATTAGAATATAAGTTGGTAAAAGAATCACCACCATTAGAAGGCAATCGTGTATTGTATACTATGATAGCGGAAATTGATGGAATTCGTTATGGCGAGGGCCATGGTTATACCCACAAGGAGGCAGAACAATTAGCGGCACGAGACGCTTTACAAAAATTAGCAAAAAATCCAAAATATAACTTTGAAAAATAA